A region of Streptomyces halobius DNA encodes the following proteins:
- a CDS encoding PucR family transcriptional regulator — MWASQLKPVPGRPGFPSYQMNEVTMGEATTSDARGGVCLSERGGTRDDGDQRAVLAELITRSLSDHTVGFRSFIERAGHAQVARLVEEALRNAVASGARPSDAEHAPGRTTDELGDGVNGGGNGDNCVDLRRPASSQQARRALFSALTGEGAIPTGMLGQLSRRADWPLPGRVRAIALRTRTDIHLVASALGDCLISAPEQEPCLLVPVTASPLADEKARLHGVLRCRSAAVGHAVPLHDAAASVRWACRLLELVRPGVGPGGGVVFVDDHVSSLLLLQDKSLLRALVARQLRPLAGLTPDRCARLEATLLAWLGGGGAPEIAKALSIHPQTVRYRMRQIEKLFGSRLRDPRTRFEIQMALRSRLLLANAHRRSPERNRRARAGARPCRLLSTAPGADVNGL, encoded by the coding sequence ATGTGGGCGTCGCAACTCAAGCCGGTCCCAGGGCGGCCTGGGTTTCCCAGCTACCAGATGAATGAGGTCACTATGGGTGAGGCAACTACGAGTGACGCACGCGGCGGCGTTTGCCTGTCGGAGCGGGGCGGCACGCGCGATGACGGCGACCAGCGCGCGGTACTCGCGGAACTGATCACGCGATCGCTCTCCGACCACACGGTGGGTTTCAGGAGCTTCATCGAGCGGGCCGGACACGCACAGGTCGCACGGCTGGTGGAGGAGGCCCTCCGCAACGCCGTGGCCTCCGGGGCGCGGCCGTCGGACGCCGAACACGCGCCTGGCCGCACGACCGACGAATTGGGTGATGGCGTCAACGGCGGCGGGAATGGCGATAACTGCGTAGACCTGCGTCGGCCGGCATCATCCCAACAGGCACGCCGGGCCTTGTTCTCCGCGCTGACCGGTGAGGGGGCGATCCCCACTGGGATGCTCGGCCAACTGAGCCGTCGCGCCGACTGGCCGCTGCCCGGGAGGGTGCGGGCCATCGCGCTCAGGACCCGCACCGATATCCACCTGGTGGCGTCCGCGCTGGGCGACTGCCTCATCAGCGCACCTGAGCAAGAACCGTGCCTGCTGGTCCCTGTGACGGCCAGCCCGCTCGCCGACGAGAAGGCCAGGCTCCACGGAGTGCTGCGTTGCCGCTCTGCCGCGGTGGGGCACGCTGTTCCGCTCCATGACGCCGCCGCCTCCGTACGCTGGGCCTGCCGGCTGTTGGAACTGGTGCGGCCTGGCGTCGGGCCCGGTGGCGGGGTGGTGTTCGTCGACGACCATGTGTCGTCTCTCCTTCTCCTCCAGGACAAGTCGTTGCTCCGCGCCCTCGTCGCCCGCCAGCTTCGTCCACTCGCAGGGCTCACACCGGATCGGTGCGCGCGTTTGGAGGCGACGTTGCTGGCATGGCTGGGTGGTGGCGGAGCGCCGGAAATCGCCAAGGCACTCAGTATCCATCCGCAGACGGTGCGTTATCGGATGCGTCAGATCGAGAAGTTGTTCGGATCCCGGCTGCGTGACCCGCGTACCCGGTTCGAAATCCAAATGGCGCTCCGGAGCCGTCTATTGCTGGCGAACGCGCATCGTCGCTCCCCGGAACGCAATCGCCGTGCACGGGCCGGAGCGCGGCCCTGCAGACTCCTGTCGACGGCACCCGGGGCCGACGTGAATGGCTTGTGA
- a CDS encoding YjbQ family protein yields the protein MADTFKTRVIDVTTGSQETVYDLTRDCERFLQDSAQGQDGFLNVFAPHATMGVALLETGAGSDDDLLAALRKLLPADFPWRHRHGSPGHGRDHVLPALVPPHATLPVIGGRLALGTWQSVCLVDTNVDNPNRQVRLSFLG from the coding sequence ATGGCTGACACGTTCAAGACGCGAGTGATCGACGTGACCACCGGCTCACAGGAGACGGTCTACGACCTGACCCGAGACTGTGAGCGCTTCCTCCAGGATTCGGCCCAGGGGCAGGACGGATTCCTGAACGTTTTCGCACCCCACGCGACCATGGGCGTCGCACTGCTGGAAACCGGCGCGGGAAGCGACGACGACCTGCTGGCGGCCCTCCGGAAACTACTCCCGGCCGACTTCCCCTGGCGCCACAGGCACGGCAGCCCCGGACACGGGCGGGACCATGTGTTGCCTGCTCTGGTTCCGCCGCATGCCACGCTTCCCGTCATTGGGGGGAGGCTGGCGCTGGGCACTTGGCAGTCCGTCTGCTTGGTGGATACGAATGTCGATAATCCGAACCGGCAGGTGCGGTTGAGCTTCCTCGGTTAG